The Rhodopirellula bahusiensis genome window below encodes:
- a CDS encoding imm11 family protein has protein sequence MTFDDPRFEAIDFDQADSLFGGGTLDDDFNSGLGVKLSWSPKSFSNAWVPPVVAGALRPFVDLTRVAIRHPVYSPRAVEVLGDLLLRSGELLPVKTVAGTYYIFNIHHISDALDRQHSKISFPAPGSSKETAFGIDYHVFNPNRLDGHAIFRVRECPQRVYVTEEYKSQVESASLNGFCFNKVWPLEENADWKQLAAKAARLRSRDVANLNGESMTISLAIAGSKPTQSEIDIGYKIAEQVANCLADSQSQISDDYIGGVEQTEASKKALLIHLSGPNSQEIFTAVEPLVNQIEWPNPVDVIVWKGNRNNKKTEKSRIKVKRPLKKPQQ, from the coding sequence ATGACTTTCGATGACCCAAGATTTGAAGCCATAGATTTCGATCAAGCTGATTCGCTCTTCGGGGGCGGGACGCTTGACGACGATTTCAATTCGGGACTGGGCGTTAAGCTATCGTGGTCTCCCAAAAGCTTCTCAAATGCATGGGTCCCACCTGTAGTCGCTGGTGCATTGCGTCCATTCGTGGATCTAACCCGCGTAGCCATTCGACACCCTGTTTACAGCCCTAGAGCGGTGGAAGTACTAGGAGATTTATTGTTGAGAAGCGGAGAGCTACTTCCTGTAAAGACAGTCGCTGGAACGTACTACATTTTCAACATTCATCATATTTCGGATGCACTAGATCGCCAGCACTCAAAAATATCTTTCCCAGCTCCAGGCAGCTCGAAGGAAACTGCGTTCGGAATCGACTATCACGTATTCAACCCTAATAGATTAGATGGCCATGCCATTTTCCGTGTCCGAGAGTGCCCTCAGCGAGTTTACGTCACCGAAGAGTACAAGTCGCAAGTCGAGTCGGCATCATTAAATGGCTTTTGCTTCAACAAGGTGTGGCCACTAGAGGAGAACGCAGACTGGAAGCAGTTAGCGGCAAAGGCGGCGAGGCTACGAAGCAGAGATGTGGCAAATTTAAATGGCGAATCAATGACTATTTCCTTAGCGATAGCAGGTTCCAAACCAACCCAAAGTGAAATTGACATTGGCTACAAAATTGCGGAACAGGTCGCTAACTGCCTTGCCGATTCGCAATCGCAAATCTCCGACGACTACATAGGTGGTGTCGAGCAAACTGAAGCCAGCAAAAAGGCATTGCTAATTCACCTTAGTGGGCCTAACTCACAAGAAATCTTTACCGCGGTTGAACCCTTGGTCAATCAAATTGAATGGCCAAACCCCGTGGATGTCATCGTGTGGAAGGGAAATCGAAACAATAAAAAGACTGAAAAGTCTAGAATCAAGGTCAAACGCCCCCTGAAGAAACCGCAACAATGA
- a CDS encoding polymorphic toxin-type HINT domain-containing protein, whose product MLSAEIEREDGARVEVELLRPLTWIEEQGFQTGARLHLQLEELNVAGWATIRSIEPCTPLSDGHGNLVTGRFITRSATNLVEATFSDGTVLNGTSIHPVWSLDRLEWVPLGELEIDEQVHSNDGPLQLISRAFHHQPTDVYNIEVDCEHVYRVGDAGVLVHNACGDSAALGKDLTKNGVWKPPFLSNNGVSLYHAAHIVPSEMFSWVKAAERLELQRIQKLLRDTGLSNSAINGFWARAGHLGTHKAKYITELVDEFQGVVSKPDAIDALNRLRGRILNGEFV is encoded by the coding sequence CTGCTTTCTGCCGAGATCGAGCGTGAAGATGGAGCGAGGGTCGAGGTCGAGCTTCTTCGCCCGCTAACGTGGATCGAGGAGCAAGGCTTCCAGACGGGTGCACGCCTTCACCTGCAGCTTGAAGAACTGAATGTTGCCGGCTGGGCAACCATTCGTTCCATTGAACCTTGCACGCCACTCTCTGACGGGCACGGCAACCTGGTCACCGGACGCTTCATCACACGCAGCGCAACCAACCTCGTCGAAGCCACCTTCAGCGACGGAACAGTTCTCAATGGCACAAGCATCCACCCAGTCTGGTCACTGGACCGACTCGAATGGGTGCCGCTCGGTGAACTCGAAATCGACGAACAAGTCCATAGCAACGATGGCCCCTTACAACTTATTTCTCGAGCCTTCCATCACCAGCCTACCGATGTTTACAATATCGAAGTCGACTGCGAGCATGTCTATCGGGTCGGTGACGCTGGGGTCTTAGTCCACAATGCCTGCGGCGACAGCGCGGCACTGGGCAAGGACCTGACGAAAAATGGAGTGTGGAAACCTCCGTTCCTATCAAACAACGGGGTTTCGCTCTATCACGCGGCGCATATCGTACCTTCCGAAATGTTTAGCTGGGTCAAAGCTGCAGAGCGACTCGAACTGCAGCGAATACAAAAACTATTGAGGGATACTGGACTTTCAAATTCCGCTATCAATGGATTCTGGGCGAGAGCAGGTCATTTGGGCACTCACAAGGCGAAGTACATAACCGAACTAGTGGATGAATTTCAAGGCGTGGTGTCGAAGCCTGATGCGATCGATGCATTAAACCGCCTTCGCGGGCGCATATTAAATGGAGAATTTGTATAG